In Puniceicoccaceae bacterium, the sequence ACTGGGTTACGTTCCCGACCCGCTTCTGTCATCCCTGGTGGCCTACCGCCGGACCAGTCAGGTGCCTCTGAAGCGTGAAACCATCGCGTTGATCCTGGATGTGAAACAGAGCCAACGCTTTGAAGAAGGGGACTACCTGCCCACGGTGGTGAAAACCATCATCGAGCGCTCCAGGGAACTTGGATACCAGGTGGAGCGCTTTCAGCGTGGCAGGGATTATGACAGTGTGCGCTCGCTCGAGAGGGTCTTGCATGCCCGCAACATTCACGCCCTGCTGTTTGGGGATGTCGATAACGCGGACTTGAGCTACAAGCTCGATTGGAACCAGTACAGCATGGTGAAAATCACTCAGGCACCGCAGTCGGTACCCATCGACAGTGTGATGGGGAATTATTTTTTTTCGGCACGCACCGTCATGCGCAAGCTCAAAGAGGCCGGGGTGAAACGTCCAGCGCTTGCGGTATCGACGGCCGAAGAGAGTCACACGCGCAACCTTTCACGGGCGGGCTTTGAGTATGGGCAAAGGCGGCATTTTGCGCCAGAGCATCACATTCCGGTCTTTGAATTTGAGCGCAAGCCGGTAGAGCAGATGAATGAGGAGGTCTACGCGTGGATTGCGAAGGAAAAACCGGAT encodes:
- a CDS encoding LacI family DNA-binding transcriptional regulator, giving the protein MTKKRVIMKDVAQKAGVHQTTVSLALRNDPRIPETTRQRIQQIAKELGYVPDPLLSSLVAYRRTSQVPLKRETIALILDVKQSQRFEEGDYLPTVVKTIIERSRELGYQVERFQRGRDYDSVRSLERVLHARNIHALLFGDVDNADLSYKLDWNQYSMVKITQAPQSVPIDSVMGNYFFSARTVMRKLKEAGVKRPALAVSTAEESHTRNLSRAGFEYGQRRHFAPEHHIPVFEFERKPVEQMNEEVYAWIAKEKPDVLLSYWNNLAIPARRLTLEGHYCRFVCLEADEESVQYGGIRNNFRKMAETAVELLISKMKLNQRGLPETPTLTLVEEKWFELGQWP